From Hippoglossus stenolepis isolate QCI-W04-F060 chromosome 6, HSTE1.2, whole genome shotgun sequence, a single genomic window includes:
- the cdk16 gene encoding cyclin-dependent kinase 16: MERMRKIKRQLSLTLRRGGAAGGERTLSDTINQEVTSHSDSEVCLRSSSAVLKVRGSASSSSSVQSLLQSYSSSLRKPRGLGRSLSSYLNHTNRLEIVHEDMKMSSDGESDAASSDDVKTSPVPVRLRNKKISTEDINKRLSLPADIRLPDDYLEKFNVIGPALFEQPITRRLRRVSLSEIGFGKLETYIKLDKLGEGTYASVYKGRSKLTENLVALKEIRLEHEEGAPCTAIREVSLLKDLKHANIVTLHDIIHTQKSLTLVFEYLDKDLKQYLDDCGNMINAHNFKLFLFQLLRGLSYCHKRKVLHRDLKPQNLLINERGELKLADFGLARAKSIPTKTYSNEVVTLWYRPPDILLGSTDYSTHIDMWGVGCIFYEMATGRPLFPGSTVEEELHFIFKLLGTPTEQIWSGISSNDEFVTFKFPQYRAERLSDHTPRLSSEGVELLSKFLQFEGKKRISAEDAMSHQYFSNLGNRVTKLPDTMSIFSLSEIHLEKETKRTMTTHPPDTANSPTRRRSLLL; the protein is encoded by the exons atggagaggatgaggaagatcAAACGGCAGCTGTCACTCACtctgaggaggggaggggccGCAGGAGGGGAAAGGACGTTGAGTGACACTATCAaccaggaagtgacatcacacagTGACTCAG AGGTGTGTCTTcgttcttcttctgctgttctGAAGGTTCGGGgttctgcctcttcttcttcttcagttcagtctctGCTTCAGTCCTACAGCAGCTCGCTGAGGAAACCTCGAGGCCTCGGACGAAGCCTGAGCTCGTACCTGAACCACACCAACAGACTTG agATCGTCCATGAGGATATGAAGATGAGTTCAGATGGAGAAAGTGATGCAGCTTCTTCAGACGATGTAAAGACAAGTCCAGTTCCAGTGAGACTGAGGAACAAGAAGATCTCTActgag gacATTAATAAACGTCTGTCTTTACCGGCTGACATTCGTCTTCCGGACGATTACCTGGAGAAGTTCAATGTGATTGGTCCAGCTCTGTTTGAGCAGCCAATCACCAGGCGACTCCGCCGAGTGTCTCTG TCAGAGATTGGTTTTGGGAAACTGGAGACCTAcatcaaactggacaaactgggAGAG ggGACGTATGCTTCAGTGTATAAAGGTCGTAGTAAACTGACTGAAAACCTTGTGGCTCTGAAAGAAATCCGACTGGAACACGAAGAAGGAGCTCCGTGTACGGCCATCAGAGAAG TTTCTCTGTTGAAGGATTTGAAACACGCCAACATCGTCACGCTTCACGACATCATTCACACGCAGAAATCCCTCACACTGGTGTTTGAGTACctg gacaaAGATTTGAAACAGTACCTGGACGACTGTGGAAACATGATCAATGCTCACAACTTCAAA CTCTTCCTCTTTCAGTTACTTCGAGGTTTGTCGTACTGCCACAAAAGAAAAGTTCTTCATCGAGACCTGAAACCTCAGAATCTGCTCATCAATGAGCGAGGAGAACTCAAACTGGCCGACTTCG GTTTAGCTCGAGCGAAGTCGATTCCTACGAAGACGTATTCTAACGAGGTGGTGACTCTGTGGTACAGAcctccagacattttactgggCAGCACCGACTACTCTACTCACATCGACATGTG ggGCGTAGGCTGTATCTTCTATGAGATGGCGACAGGTCGACCTTTGTTTCCTGGTTCcacggtggaggaggagcttcaCTTCATCTTCAAACTACTCG gTACACCCACAGAGCAAATCTGGTCTGGGATCAGTTCTAATGACGAGTTTGTGACGTTCAAGTTTCCTCAGTACAGAGCAGAGAGACTGAGTGACCACACCCCAAG gcTCAGCAGTGAAGGAGTGGAGCTGTTGTCAAAATTCCTGCAG TTTGAAGGGAagaagaggatctctgctgAAGACGCAATGAGTCATCAATACTTCAGTAACCTTGGAAACAGAGTGACGAAGCTTCCTGACA CAATGTCgattttcagtttgtctgagATTCACCtggaaaaagagacaaagagaacgATGACAACACACCCACCggacacag CAAACAGTCCGACCAGGAGGCGGAGTCTTCTCCTCTGA